The stretch of DNA GCCAGACACTCGCGCCGAGCTGCTCGAGCTGCGCGATCGCGTAGCCGCGGTAGAGCAGCTCCTCGGCGGTCGCGCCGATCGAGACCGCCAGCACGAGATACCAGGCCGGCAGGCCGCGCATCTTCTCGAGCCCGCCCTCGAAGCCGGGGAGCCGGAGCTTGCGCAGGCCGAGCACCACGACCGGCGCGTACGCGTACTGGAAGAAGGCCAGCAGTGCGCCGCCCCAGGCGACGGCCTGCCAGCGCAAGGGCCGGAGCCCGAGCGCCTGCGGAGTGAGTCCCGCGGGCACGAACGCGATCCACAGCACGGCGCCGATCAGTGCCAGGTAGAGCGCCTCGCCGCACAGCGCTTGTCCCAGCCCCGCCGGCCGGCGGCCCTCGCCCGCGAGCGCGAGCCCGAACGGCCCGAGCAAGGCGAGCGCGAGCCCGAGCAGGCTCACCGGCGCTTGCCCGGCTCGAAGTGGAATCCGACCAGATAGACCTGTTCGCCGCGTCCGTGCTTGGCGACCTTCAACAGGTCGACCACGCCCGCGAAGCCGGAGCGCTTGGCGAGCGCGGGGGTGACTTCGGACAGGTCGATGCGCCGCAGCGAGTCGACCACGATCGCGCCGTCCTCGAACGCGTAGCGCCCGCCGACCTTCACGCGCGGGCGCTGCCAGATGCGCACGCTGCAGGTGATCTCGCCCGCGCGGATGCCCGGATGCAGGCGCTGGGTGAAGGTCACGAGCCGTCCGTGACTGCCAGCGGGCACCAGCGCCGCACCGAGTTCACGAAGAACAGCCGCGACGCGCGCTCCAGCGCC from Myxococcota bacterium encodes:
- a CDS encoding CPBP family intramembrane glutamic endopeptidase, whose protein sequence is MSLLGLALALLGPFGLALAGEGRRPAGLGQALCGEALYLALIGAVLWIAFVPAGLTPQALGLRPLRWQAVAWGGALLAFFQYAYAPVVVLGLRKLRLPGFEGGLEKMRGLPAWYLVLAVSIGATAEELLYRGYAIAQLEQLGASVWLAALLPLVVFTFAHVPLWGLAPALTTFLGGGVFTLFFLWQCDLAPNVIAHVATDLVGIALARRAGAAERHTELR
- a CDS encoding ASCH domain-containing protein, with product MTFTQRLHPGIRAGEITCSVRIWQRPRVKVGGRYAFEDGAIVVDSLRRIDLSEVTPALAKRSGFAGVVDLLKVAKHGRGEQVYLVGFHFEPGKRR